From a region of the Bermanella marisrubri genome:
- a CDS encoding lysophospholipid acyltransferase family protein — protein MYAIRVSLAFVILAFLALALTPVTLLRPRHRNNMALVSNVCGKVMLWYWGATVEIENGERLSPESPVVFVSNHQDTHDIFFAINIIRNGTVTLGKWEMIYVPFIGLLYYLAGNILIKRKNKSKAQKALSIAAKRMQEKQLSVLIFPEGTRNWGTPLPFKLGAFKLAIEGQVPVQPICFSLRHLTMNYRQWQSGTIKVKCLEPISTKGMTQEDALDLAVTCRKKIEKACIDISK, from the coding sequence ATGTACGCTATTCGTGTTTCTCTGGCTTTTGTCATCTTAGCCTTTCTTGCTCTCGCGCTGACCCCTGTAACTCTGCTACGCCCAAGGCATCGCAATAACATGGCGTTGGTATCCAATGTTTGTGGCAAAGTCATGTTGTGGTACTGGGGAGCAACCGTCGAAATAGAAAACGGTGAACGCTTAAGTCCTGAATCCCCCGTTGTTTTTGTAAGTAATCATCAAGATACTCATGACATTTTCTTCGCCATCAACATTATTCGTAACGGCACGGTGACTTTAGGAAAATGGGAAATGATTTACGTGCCCTTTATTGGCTTACTTTATTATCTGGCTGGTAATATTTTGATAAAACGAAAGAATAAATCAAAAGCACAAAAGGCATTGTCTATTGCGGCGAAGCGCATGCAGGAAAAACAACTATCGGTTCTGATTTTCCCTGAAGGTACGCGTAACTGGGGCACACCTCTACCTTTTAAATTGGGTGCGTTTAAGTTAGCCATTGAAGGCCAGGTTCCGGTACAGCCTATTTGCTTCTCCTTACGTCACCTCACCATGAACTATCGCCAGTGGCAATCGGGGACAATCAAGGTGAAATGTTTGGAACCAATTTCTACAAAAGGCATGACGCAAGAAGATGCTCTCGATTTGGCTGTCACCTGTCGAAAGAAAATTGAAAAAGCGTGCATTGATATCAGTAAATAA
- the rpe gene encoding ribulose-phosphate 3-epimerase — MSKQSPLIAPSILSADFARLGEEVDNVLAAGADIVHFDVMDNHYVPNLTIGPMVCKALRNHGVTAPIDVHLMVSPVDRIIGDFIEAGASYITFHPEASDHIDRSLQIIKDAGCKAGLVFNPATPLHYMDYVMDKLDMVLLMSVNPGFGGQSFIPATLDKLKQARKKIDDSGLDIRLEIDGGVKVDNIAEIAAAGADTFVAGSAIFNADDYQTTIEKMRAEIAKSN, encoded by the coding sequence ATGAGCAAGCAAAGCCCATTAATTGCCCCTTCTATTTTATCAGCCGACTTTGCTCGTTTAGGCGAAGAAGTAGATAACGTTCTAGCTGCGGGTGCAGACATAGTACATTTTGATGTAATGGATAATCATTACGTACCTAACCTGACGATTGGCCCTATGGTGTGTAAAGCATTGCGCAATCATGGCGTCACCGCCCCTATTGATGTTCACTTAATGGTAAGTCCTGTGGATCGTATTATTGGTGATTTTATTGAGGCTGGTGCATCTTATATTACCTTCCATCCAGAAGCGTCTGATCACATTGATCGCTCACTACAGATCATTAAAGATGCCGGTTGTAAAGCAGGTTTAGTTTTCAACCCAGCGACGCCATTGCACTATATGGATTACGTAATGGATAAATTAGATATGGTTCTGCTGATGTCGGTTAACCCAGGCTTTGGCGGTCAAAGCTTTATTCCTGCGACTTTGGACAAGCTTAAGCAAGCCCGCAAAAAAATTGATGACAGCGGTTTGGATATACGTCTTGAAATTGATGGTGGTGTAAAAGTAGATAATATTGCAGAAATTGCCGCTGCAGGTGCAGATACCTTTGTTGCTGGTAGTGCGATATTTAATGCTGATGATTATCAAACTACCATTGAAAAAATGCGTGCTGAAATAGCAAAAAGCAATTAG
- the gph gene encoding phosphoglycolate phosphatase (PGP is an essential enzyme in the glycolate salvage pathway in higher organisms (photorespiration in plants). Phosphoglycolate results from the oxidase activity of RubisCO in the Calvin cycle when concentrations of carbon dioxide are low relative to oxygen. This enzyme is a member of the Haloacid Dehalogenase (HAD) superfamily of aspartate-nucleophile hydrolase enzymes (PF00702).), with protein sequence MSKALPKAVIFDLDGTLVDSVPDLTTAVNLAFAEIIDESEYFSQDQIRLWVGNGSRRLIERAICAFGKVLPIEQLHSAFLKHYKAHHNNASRLYKGVITLLTALKKNNINIGLVTNKPVAFVPSLLQALKIGSYFDIYLGGDSLEYKKPHPEPLQHCLSFWKLSENDVVMVGDSESDALAAQAANIPCIMLKQGYNQGVDLNSLPAESVLDDINALHDYWFPL encoded by the coding sequence ATGTCTAAAGCTTTACCCAAGGCCGTTATTTTTGATTTAGATGGAACGCTTGTTGATAGCGTTCCCGATTTAACGACCGCCGTTAACTTAGCATTCGCTGAGATAATTGATGAGTCTGAGTATTTTTCTCAAGATCAGATTCGGCTTTGGGTGGGTAATGGTAGTCGACGCTTAATTGAACGCGCAATATGTGCATTTGGAAAAGTACTGCCGATTGAGCAATTGCATTCAGCTTTTTTAAAGCATTATAAAGCACATCATAATAATGCGTCGCGACTTTATAAAGGCGTTATCACATTATTAACCGCTCTTAAGAAAAATAATATTAATATAGGTTTAGTAACCAATAAGCCCGTCGCTTTTGTACCTAGCTTATTGCAGGCGCTAAAGATTGGCTCGTACTTTGATATTTATCTTGGTGGCGATTCGTTAGAGTATAAAAAACCACACCCCGAACCACTTCAACACTGTTTGTCTTTTTGGAAATTATCTGAAAATGATGTGGTTATGGTGGGGGATAGTGAATCCGATGCGCTTGCTGCACAAGCCGCTAATATCCCCTGCATTATGTTAAAACAGGGCTATAATCAGGGTGTTGATTTGAACTCATTACCAGCTGAAAGCGTGCTTGATGATATTAACGCTCTGCATGATTATTGGTTTCCATTATAG